GACCCTGAATCCAAAATATTCTTTGCCAAAAGAAAAAATTAAAGTGTTGCTGTTAGAAAATATTCATCAGAATGCAATTGATTATTTTAGAAATAATGGCTACACAAACGTCGAGTACTTAAAGTACTCATTAAATAAAGATGAGCTGAAGGAGAAAGTAAAAGATGTTCACTTGCTTGGTATAAGGTCGCGGACAAACATCACATCGGAAGTATTAACACATGCGAAAAAATTAATTGCAATTGGATGTTTTAGTATTGGAACAAATCAAGTCGATTTGCAGACAGCTAAAATTAAGGGAATACCTGTTTTTAATGCACCTTTTTCTAATACACGTTCTGTTGCTGAATTAGTCATAAGCGAGTGCATTTTCTTAATACGAAAAATTCCAGAAAAAAATTTCTATGCTCATAATGGAAAATGGTTAAAAGACGCTTCAAATTCTTTTGAGGTTAGAGGAAAAAATATCGGTATTATTGGCTATGGACATATCGGTTCACAAGTTTCTGTATTAGCTGAAGGTTTGGGAATGAATGTTTATTATTATGATATTATGCCAAAACTAACACTTGGCAATGCAAAAGCGTGCAATTCTTTAGAGGAGTTATTAAAAATTTCAGATATTATTACTCTACATGTTCCTGAAACTGAAAAGACAAAAAACATGATAGCCTATGAGCAGCTTAAATTAATGAAAAGAGGTTCTTATATTATAAATACATCGCGTGGTACGGTTGTTAATTTAAATGACCTTGCTAAGGTATTAGAAGAAAAACATCTTGGCGGAGCTGCTATTGATGTCTACCCTGTTGAACCTGCTTCGAATAATGAACCATTTGTCAATGTCCTTCAAAAATTTCAAAATGTGATTTTAACTCCGCATATAGGAGGGAGTACTTCTGAAGCTCAGGCCAATATTGCTTTAGAAGTCTCTGAAAAGCTCGTTAAATACTGTGACGTCGGCTCAACAATTGGTGCTACTAATTTCGTTGAAATTTCTTTACAGCCGAATATAAATAATCAAAGGTTTTTACATATTCACAAAAATCACCCCGGAGTGCTGAACAAAATTACAAAGGTTTTTACTTCAAGAAATTTAAATATT
The sequence above is drawn from the Melioribacteraceae bacterium 4301-Me genome and encodes:
- the serA gene encoding phosphoglycerate dehydrogenase, with product MTLNPKYSLPKEKIKVLLLENIHQNAIDYFRNNGYTNVEYLKYSLNKDELKEKVKDVHLLGIRSRTNITSEVLTHAKKLIAIGCFSIGTNQVDLQTAKIKGIPVFNAPFSNTRSVAELVISECIFLIRKIPEKNFYAHNGKWLKDASNSFEVRGKNIGIIGYGHIGSQVSVLAEGLGMNVYYYDIMPKLTLGNAKACNSLEELLKISDIITLHVPETEKTKNMIAYEQLKLMKRGSYIINTSRGTVVNLNDLAKVLEEKHLGGAAIDVYPVEPASNNEPFVNVLQKFQNVILTPHIGGSTSEAQANIALEVSEKLVKYCDVGSTIGATNFVEISLQPNINNQRFLHIHKNHPGVLNKITKVFTSRNLNIAAQYLQTDPYIGYVIIDIDGKDDAKNILKELKLIPGTIKVRMLY